The window ACCAAGCTGGAAGGCGTCCTCGTCGCCGCAACCGGTTGGCAAGGGGGCGCGGGGGCGCTGAGCGCCCCACCCTACCTCGCCCAGCAGAGCGTCGGGGGGTTCATCGGAATCGGCATCGTAGTTGTCTACCTGGCGCGGAAGCACCTGAAGGAGGTCTTCGCCAAGGTATTCCGAAACGATCCCGACGTTGACGACTCGGAGGAGCCGATGTCCTACCGCATGGCCGGGATAGGTCTCCTCGCCGGGTTCGCGGTGATGGTCGTCTTCTGCGTGCTCGTCGGGATGTCTCCGCTGGTGGCGCTCGCGTACCTCGGCATCTACCTGCTCTTCGCCACGACGATCAGCCGCCTGCGCGCGGAGGCCGGGCCGGCGTGGGTCATGGGGCCGGGATGGGATGCGGTGGACACGCTGGTGCGCCCGATGGGAAGTGGGGTGTTCAGCCAGGGAAACCTGGTCGCGCTCGCGTATTTCCACTGGTTCAGCGTCGAGATGAGGTGCTGCCCGATGGGCGTGCAGGCCGAGGGGATGAAGATGGCGCAGGCGACTCGGAGCAGGCAGCGCATCATGACGATGGTGCTCCTGTTCGCGATGGTCGTCGGGATAGCGGTCGGGTTCTGGGCGTGCCTGGCGGTGTGGTACAAGTTCGGCGCGGGAACGGCGAAGGTGGAACCCTGGCGCACGATGATGGGCAAGGTGCCGTTCGACCGCGCGAGCACCTTCATCGCCAACCCGATGAAGGCCGACATCCCCGGCATCCTGGCGATCGCGTTCGGAACCGGTTTCACGTTCCTCCTCAGCCTGATGCGCAGCCGATTCGTCTGGTTCCCGTTCCACCCTGCGGGGTATGTGCTCTCGAACACCGGCACGATGTACTGGCTCTGGTGCCCCTTCCTGGTGGCGTGGATCCTTAAGACGCTGATCATTCGCTACGGCGGCATCAAGGGCTACAGGATAGCGCTTCCGTTCTTCCTCGGACTCGTCCTCGGCGACTACATCACGTCGAGCCTCTGGGCGCTCGCAGGCTCGGTGCTCGGCATCACGATGTATCGTTGCTTCCCCTGCTAGCGACGGCTACCTGCGGGGATGCTCATTCCGGCCACCAGCCGAGATTGGTCTCGCGGCCCATGCACGAGGAATCCCCGTCGCTCAGGTTGACCGCCATCGGGTCCGTGATCATCGCCCTGAAAGCCCTGAGCTTCTCAGCCGCCGCCTTCCATCGGGCGTCATCCGACTTCGCTTTCTCGAAGGCCATGCTCGCCTCGACACAGAGCTTCGCGTGCGCCAACCCCGTCCTGAGGAACGCCACCTTTTCCGCAGCGCTTCGATTCCGCGCGGCAGCGCGCTCCGCCTCGTCGAGCAACTTCGCGGCGGGAACGAACGACTCCGGCGGAAAGCGCTTGTAGGCGGTTTCCGGGTAGCGCGCATATTGCCAGAGGCCGTCCTTGAAGAGATCGAGATGCTCCAGGCTGTAGCGCTCCCAGTAGTCCCAGTACGCCTCGACCTGCTTCGAGGCCGGGCCGAAGGACGCATAGTACTCGTCGAGAATCTGATCTACCGGAGCTCCTGGCGTCACGTGCAGCCGCCCGATGACGTACAGCGACAGGCCCATCGTTGACCACATGCCCGTCAGGCTGTCGAAATCGGTGCCGATCATCCCGCGCGTCTCCAGGAACCGAAACTCCTCGGCGGACTGCCGGGCCCAGTTCACCGGCATGCAGTAGCCGTGGAGCAGGTAGTTCGGGCGCATGAACAGCGATGCGCCGGCGTCTATCCATCCCTGCCCCTGCCTCAGGACCCAGTCCTGCTGCTCGGCGGTCCGGGGGAAGAACACGTCCGGCACGTATCCGATGAGCACGCTCTTGTCGAGCTTCACGCCGTCGGGCGCAAAGGTGAGGTTGCTGTAAGCGTAGGCGGTCACCTCGGCGGCGGGGTCGTGATCGCGGGCAAGCTTCAGTACGGCCATCTCGAAGCGGGCGTACCGCTGGGAGACGTTGCGCACGTTGTCGTAGGGAGTCGGGCGCGGCCAGGACGGTTCGGGACCGTCCCAGGCGAGGCAGTTCGGGCAGCAGCACGCACCGGGCCCGTCGTTCTCGCAGATGTTGACGTGCGTTCTGGACGCGGTACGATTCTGCCGACCGGACCACCAGTTCTCAACGATCTGCCTGTGGAAGCCGGGATTGGAGACGCACATCGACTTGCCGGGGTGACGCACGCCGTTCGCGTCCATCTCGAACCAGTCCGGATGCTCGGCGAAGTACTTGTTCCCCCAATCCTCGAACGCATGGCCCTAGTCGATGCCATCGGCGTCGTGCATCCGCATCCGGCGCATCCACTGACGCTCCTCGGCGCGCCCGGTCCGCAGCCCGCAGAACCTGAACCGGGGCTGGACGGTCTCGTCGCGGTCCCTGATCCTGAGCGACAGCCGCTTCGGGACATACTCGCCCGATGTCCCCGGCCATAGCCATCGCGCGCCGAGGTCGTTGTCGAGCACGTCGTAGACGGCGAACAGCGTCCCGGCGGGTGTCCCGAGGGACAGTGGGTCGCCGCCCCGATCGCCTCCGACGAGGTATGCCGTGTCGCCCGACTTCCGGATGCGGTAGGCGTCTCGCGTAAGCGCCGAGGTTTCGATGCCGGCCTTGCGCGCAGCCTCGGTCGCGCCGAGGTAGATGCGCTCTTTCGTGGCCTTGGGGACGCTCCCCTCGGTCATGATCGGCATCTCGACGCCGGTTGACTTCCGGACGTAGTACTGAAGCTCCCGCGCGGCGTAAGCCACTACCTGTGGGGCCGACTCAGGGACGATGATGACACTCGCCCTCCCGTATCCGGCCGATGCCGGGCATACGTTCGCCGCCGCCAGCGCTACCAGTACGAGTCCTGTAAGTCTCAGCATGTGCATACCTCTACTGCTCCTGATTCCAGGGGGCGCCGATTGCTCGGCTGCGCAGCTTGAGTATGTCCTGTTTGAGCGCCTGTGTCAACCGCTCACGGAGGATTGCCGACTTCCTCGGATGAACAGATGAGTAAGTGAGAATACCTGTCATTCTAAGCTCCGCTCCGAATGACAGCAGATATCGGGGGGATTGTGTCATGGACAAGTTACGAATCGGGATCGTCGGCGTCGGCGGAATGGGCAGCCACCACGCCGGATACCTTTCAAAGGGCGAGGTCGTCGGCGCCGAGCTGACCGCTGTTTGCGATATCGAGAAGGAGAAGCTCGGCCGATGGGAGGGCGTCCGCGACTTCAGCGACAGCCGCGAGTTGATCCGCTCCGGTATGGTTGACGCAGTGCTCATCGCCACGCCGCACTACGATCACACCACCGTCGGCGTAGACGCCTTCCAGCAGGGTCTGCACGTGCTGACCGAGAAACCGATCTCCGTCCACAAGGCCGACTGCGAGCGCCTCATCGCCGCCCACAAGTCATCCGACCGCATCTTCTCGGCGATGTTCCAGATGCGGACCGCCAACCTCTACAAGAAGATCAAGAAGCTCATCGAATCCGGCGAGATCGGCGAGATCAGCCGCATCTCGTGGATCGTGTCGGACTGGTTTCGCTCCGAGGCCTACTACGCGAGCGGCGGATGGCGCGCGACATGGAGCGGCGAGGGCGGCGGGGTGCTGCTCAACCAGTGTCCGCACAACCTCGACCTGATGCAGTGGTTCTTCGGCATGCCGTCGAAGGTCCGCGCGTTCTGCAAGTTCGGCGCGAAGCACGACATCGAGGTCGAGGACGAGGTGACCGCGTACCTCGAGTACCCGAACGGCGCGACAGGCGTCTTCATCACCACCACCGGCGAGGCGCCCGGCACGAACCGCCTCGAGATCGCGGGCGACCGGGGCAAGCTGGTGGTCGAGGACGGATGCATCCGCTTCTTCCGCAACGAGATGCTCGCATCCGAGTTCCGGGTAACGAGCCAGCAGAGCTTCGCCAAGCCGGATATCTGGAATGTGGAGATTCCATACCGCAGCGGCGGCGGACACCATGTCGAGATCACTCAGAACTGGGTGAACGCGATACTGAAGGGCGACGACCTGATCGCCCCGGCCGAGGAAGGCATCAGGTCGGTCGAGATGGCGAACTGCATGCTCTACTCGGGCTGGACCGACGCGACCGTGAACCTCCCGCTGGATTCCGCGGCCTACGAGTCGGCGCTCAAGGAGCGGATCGCCTCGTCGCGCTACGTGAAGAAGGTGAAGGACATCGGCGAGCAGGACATGAACGCCTCGTTCAAGTAGTGATCAGGAGTCGAGAGGCCATGGCGCGATATCCTGCTCTGATCATGCTCGTCATTCTCTCAGTCTCGGCACATGCCGCCGAGGGCACGAAGCTCACCGTAATGACCTACAACGTGGCGTACGGGGCGGGCGTCGATCCGGCGGAGCAGAAGATCGTCGAACGAGCCACCAACAACAGACTGGTCGGCAACCGCCTGGATCGGGTGATCTCGGTCATCAAGTATGTGAACCCCGATATCGTGGGCATCCAGGAGGCCTGCTCGTGGGACAAGAACGACAATGCGGTGGCGAAGCAGGTCGCCCGGGAACTGGGCATGCACTACTACCTGGCGAAATCCGGCAAGAGCCGCTTCAACGTCGCGCTGTTCAGCAAACTCCCCATAATCTGGGCGAGGGGGTATCCCGACCATTTCACCCGCGCGGCCCTGCAGGCACAACTGAAGCTTCCCGACGGACGCGCGCTCAACGTCTTCGTGGCGCACTTCAACCTCCTGAGGGCCCCTGAGAGCCATCTCAGCGAAGTACGGTGTCTCGCCCGGCAGATGAGACTACGTTCATCGAACCTGTCGGTGATGATGGGAGATGCGAACTTCAAGTACGGCATCCACAAGGAGAGCACGGACGCGCTTCTGGCTTCGGGGTTTGTGATTGCGCCGCCGGTTGGTGAGCGGATCGACCAGATCTGGACCTCCAGGCCGCTCGCGGGCGACATCAGGGAAGGCCGCGAGATCCCGGCCGGGATGACGGGCGGGGCTTCAGATCACCGCCCGACGGTGATGGTCATAGGCATACCGGACAAGTGAGTCCGAGGCCGCGGGGCATTTGTTCGGTGATCACGTATTCGGTGTTCATGATCGGCCTCCTTATGGGACGAATGGGACAGATGGGACGTACGGGCCCAATACGAAACATCTGACACCCTCATTTCGCGACCTTGATCAGCCAGGCGGCATGGGGGAGGACCTCAGCGGCGAAGGAATCGGTGAAGGTGCCCAGGTCGCGGCGCATCCAGAGGTCGCGGACCGGGAGGCCCCTCAACCCCGACCCCTCTCGCCCGGAGGGGCGAGGGGAGCTCAGGCCGATGTCCGACCAGCGGACGGTGACCTTGGTCTTGTAGTTGCCCCGGTTGAAGAGCGCAACGGCCTTCGTGCCGTCCGAGAGCGGGCGGGCCCAGACCTCCAGGTCGCCTTCATGCCATACCCTGTGCGCCGCCTTGCCGAGCGGGTCCTGGTCAACCGCGATCACCTCGTCGTTGCTGAGCACGTCGAGGGTGAACTGGTCCATCTCCATGATGTCGCCGCCGATGAGCAGCGGGGCTGCGGCCATGCACCAGAGCGTCATCTGCGTGATCTGCTCGTTCTGCGTGAGCTTCGACGGGCGCAGGTTGCCGAATCCGACCTTGCCGATGCACAGCATGTCGGGATCGTTCCAGTGGCCCGGGCCGGCGTACTTGCCCTTCTCGGCCGAAGAGAACCCGATCCGTGCCATGTTCCCCCAGCTGTCGAGCAGGTCGCCCGTCGTGCGCCACATGTTCGCGCCGACGAGATCGCCCCACTCCCAGACGTTGCCCATGCCGTACTGGCAGAGGCTGTAGACCATGTCCCGGCCGCTCGCGTCGAGCGCGTAGCGCATGATAGCGTAGGGCTTCTGAAGCTCGGGGATGCTCTTGTCCTTCGCGATCCCTCCGTAGGTGCACCAGTCGTGCTTGAAGAAGTCGACGCCCCACCTGGCGTAGGTCTTCGCATCCTGGACCTCGTGCTGATAGGTGCCCTCATACCGGCCGCAGGTCAGCGGGCCGGGCGAGGAGTAGATGCCGAACTTGAGGCCCCTGGCGTGGATATAGTCGGACATCACCTTCATGTCGGGGAACTTCTCGTTGGCCTGAATCTCGCCGGCCGCGTCGCGCTCGCCCTCCCAGCAGTCGTCAATGTTGACGTACTGGTATCCGTGACCCGCGAGGCCGGACTCGACCATCTTGTCGGCGTGCGCCATCATGATATCGGCGGTTATATGCCGGCCCCAGCAGTACCAGGAGTTCCAGCCCATCGGCGGGGTGAGCGCGAGTTTGCGGTTGCCGCCGACGATGGCAAGGGTGCTCCGGGCGGTCCGGGCGGAGTCGCTGACGGCGACATCCACCTTCCACTCACCGGCAGACTGCAATGCACCGGTGATTACTCCGGTGGCCGGATCGAGGCGCAGACCGGCGGGGAGGCCCTTCGCGGAGTAGGTGAGCTTGCCCTTACCGGTCGCGGGAATCTTGAAGAGGAACGGGCGGCCCGGTGTCGCGCCGGTGATGCGCGGGTAGTTGATCCGCAGCGTCTCGTTGTCGGCGTGCGCGATCTGCATCGGCTCCTGGCCGAGGTGCGCGAGCGACTGCGGGTATTGAGCCTTGTCAGCCATCATGGGGATGAATATACACGCGTCGGCCCAATCGGCGTGGTCGAAGTTGATGTTGTCACCGGCGTCCTCCACGGTCAGGGTCATGGTCTTGGCGCCTTCCAGCGAGACGCCGAGCCGGATCGGCTTGTCGCCGCCCTTCATGACGGCTGTCCGGGCAACGATCTTGCCGTCTACGAGGATATTGAAGATCACCGAGCCCTGTCCGGCGGTCTCATCATCCACGCCGACAGTGGCGATGAAGGCCTTCGCGGTCCCTCTGAGGTCTACGATGAACTCGCTCACGGCGTGGGTCCCGACTCCTCGCTCGAAAACGGTCCCGCCGAGTGTCATCGGCTTGTCGATGATCGACTTGCCGACCCTGGGCGTCCCGTAGTCCTGGAACATGTTGCTCAGGTCGAGGCTCTCCAGGGGGACGGCCGTCCATGTGGCGTCGATCCCGGGCATCTCGGGGATGATTGCGGTGATGTCGGCGAATGCGCATGCCGTCGAGACGCACAACAACGCAGCGAAAAGAATCCGTCTAGTCATCATGAATCCTGCCTCCTACTTGCCCGCGCAACCTGCGCTGATATAGAATAGTCCAAAGCGAATGCTTCTGGCAACAGGAGATGTTACAATGCGAATCTTCGCGCTAATTTCGATGCTCGTGCTCTGGACCGGCGTGTGTGCGGCGGAGACCCCCGCGCAGATGTTGGCCGCGGACGAAAAGGTAGTCATCCGATTCCAGCCGGCTGGTACGAGGGTCCCGGATGGAATGCTCGTGAACGACGGATCGGTCTACTCGGCTGAGAAGGGCCTCGGATGGGACCAGGACCTCCGCTCGCAGGGGCGCGACCGCGGGGACGGATGCACGGGAGTGGCGCTCCTCGACCGCGGCGTGACGACGGCGGCGTTCAACGTCACCCTCCCGGACGGTGACTACCTCTTCGAGGTCACCGCATGGGACACGGGTTTCACGACCGGCATCACGCCGCTGATCGACGGTGAGGCGGCGCTCGGCTCGATGCGCCTGCGGTCAGGCGAGAAGGGCATGATGACCATCCCCGTTACCGCAAGGGACGGGAAGGCGTCGGTCGTGCTGACCGGCGGGATCAGCGCATATCCGAACTGCATGGTGCACGAGATCGTGATCATACCTGCGTCCGCTCAGCCTGACAGGTTCCGGCTCGTGAGCAGCACGGTTCAGACTTATCTCACCAACATCGAGAAGACACGGATCGATCAAGAGGAGAAGCATTCGCGGCAGAGGGCGGCGTACAGGGCGGTCGTGGTGGAGGACGAGAAGACGCCTCGGCAGACGATTGATCTCACAGGAGACTGGCTCTTCCGGCCATCGCAGGACGCCGGAACGGGTGCTGACCCGATCACCATGGATGCGAACTGGCACGTGCTCGGGGTGCCGCAGTTCTGGAATCCGA is drawn from Armatimonadota bacterium and contains these coding sequences:
- a CDS encoding Gfo/Idh/MocA family oxidoreductase; protein product: MDKLRIGIVGVGGMGSHHAGYLSKGEVVGAELTAVCDIEKEKLGRWEGVRDFSDSRELIRSGMVDAVLIATPHYDHTTVGVDAFQQGLHVLTEKPISVHKADCERLIAAHKSSDRIFSAMFQMRTANLYKKIKKLIESGEIGEISRISWIVSDWFRSEAYYASGGWRATWSGEGGGVLLNQCPHNLDLMQWFFGMPSKVRAFCKFGAKHDIEVEDEVTAYLEYPNGATGVFITTTGEAPGTNRLEIAGDRGKLVVEDGCIRFFRNEMLASEFRVTSQQSFAKPDIWNVEIPYRSGGGHHVEITQNWVNAILKGDDLIAPAEEGIRSVEMANCMLYSGWTDATVNLPLDSAAYESALKERIASSRYVKKVKDIGEQDMNASFK
- a CDS encoding endonuclease/exonuclease/phosphatase family protein, which codes for MARYPALIMLVILSVSAHAAEGTKLTVMTYNVAYGAGVDPAEQKIVERATNNRLVGNRLDRVISVIKYVNPDIVGIQEACSWDKNDNAVAKQVARELGMHYYLAKSGKSRFNVALFSKLPIIWARGYPDHFTRAALQAQLKLPDGRALNVFVAHFNLLRAPESHLSEVRCLARQMRLRSSNLSVMMGDANFKYGIHKESTDALLASGFVIAPPVGERIDQIWTSRPLAGDIREGREIPAGMTGGASDHRPTVMVIGIPDK
- a CDS encoding NPCBM/NEW2 domain-containing protein, with the protein product MMTRRILFAALLCVSTACAFADITAIIPEMPGIDATWTAVPLESLDLSNMFQDYGTPRVGKSIIDKPMTLGGTVFERGVGTHAVSEFIVDLRGTAKAFIATVGVDDETAGQGSVIFNILVDGKIVARTAVMKGGDKPIRLGVSLEGAKTMTLTVEDAGDNINFDHADWADACIFIPMMADKAQYPQSLAHLGQEPMQIAHADNETLRINYPRITGATPGRPFLFKIPATGKGKLTYSAKGLPAGLRLDPATGVITGALQSAGEWKVDVAVSDSARTARSTLAIVGGNRKLALTPPMGWNSWYCWGRHITADIMMAHADKMVESGLAGHGYQYVNIDDCWEGERDAAGEIQANEKFPDMKVMSDYIHARGLKFGIYSSPGPLTCGRYEGTYQHEVQDAKTYARWGVDFFKHDWCTYGGIAKDKSIPELQKPYAIMRYALDASGRDMVYSLCQYGMGNVWEWGDLVGANMWRTTGDLLDSWGNMARIGFSSAEKGKYAGPGHWNDPDMLCIGKVGFGNLRPSKLTQNEQITQMTLWCMAAAPLLIGGDIMEMDQFTLDVLSNDEVIAVDQDPLGKAAHRVWHEGDLEVWARPLSDGTKAVALFNRGNYKTKVTVRWSDIGLSSPRPSGREGSGLRGLPVRDLWMRRDLGTFTDSFAAEVLPHAAWLIKVAK